From Patagioenas fasciata isolate bPatFas1 chromosome 15, bPatFas1.hap1, whole genome shotgun sequence, a single genomic window includes:
- the ARPC1B gene encoding actin-related protein 2/3 complex subunit 1B: MAYHSFLLEPISCHAWNKDRTQIALCPNNHEVHIYRKDGSKWSKVHELKEHNGQVTGIDWAPESNRLVTCGTDRNAYVWTLKGNVWKPTLVILRINRAARCVKWSPKENKFAVGSGSRLISICYFEQENDWWVCKHIKKPIRSTVLSLDWHPNNVLLAAGSCDFKCRIFSAYIKEVEERPSPTPWGSKMPFGELMFESSSSCGWVHSICFSASGTRVAWVSHDSTLCLADANKKMAVASLCTETLPLLAVTFITENSLVAAGHDCCPMLFTYEESQGTLTFGGKLDVPKQSSQRGLTARERFQNLDKKASSDTANASLDTLHKNSISQISVLAGGKANCSQFCTTGMDGGMSIWDVKSLESALKDLKIK, translated from the exons ATGGCCTACCACAGCTTCCTGCTGGAGCCCATCAGCTGCCACGCCTGGAACAAGGACCGGACCC AGATCGCCCTCTGCCCCAACAACCACGAGGTCCACATCTACCGCAAGGATGGGTCCAAGTGGAGCAAAGTCCACGAGCTGAAGGAGCACAACGGGCAGGTGACAG GCATTGACTGGGCCCCTGAGAGCAACCGGCTGGTGACGTGTGGGACTGACCGCAATGCCTACGTCTGGACCCTGAAGGGCAACGTCTGGAAACCCACCCTGGTCATCCTGCGGATCAACCGAGCCGCACGCTGTGTCAAGTGGTCCCCCAAGGAGAACAAGTTTGCTGTGGGCAGCGGCTCCCGGCTCATCTCCATCTGCTACTTTGAGCAGGAGAACGACTG GTGGGTGTGCAAGCACATCAAGAAGCCCATCCGCTCCACGGTGCTCAGCCTCGACTGGCACCCCAACAATGTCCTCCTGGCCGCCGGCTCCTGCGACTTCAAGTGCCG gatcTTCTCAGCCTACATCAAGGAGGTGGAGGAGCGGCCCAGCCCCACACCCTGGGGCTCCAAGATGCCCTTCGGGGAGCTGATGTTCGAGTCGAGCAGCAGCTGCGGGTGGGTGCACAGCATCTGCTTCTCGGCCAGCGGCACCCGCGTGGCCTGGGTGAGCCACGACAGCACCCTCTGCCTCGCCGACGCCAACAAGAAGATGGC CGTCGCCTCCCTGTGCACAGAGACCCTGCCCCTCCTGGCTGTCACCTTCATCACCGAAAACAGCCTGGTGGCCGCT GGCCACGACTGCTGCCCAATGCTGTTCACCTATGAGGAGAGCCAGGGCACACTGACCTTCGGGGGGAAGCTGGACGTCCCCAAGCAGAGCTCCCAGCGCGGCCTCACCGCCCGCGAGCGCTTCCAGAACCTGGACAAGAAAGCGAGCTCGGACACCGCCAACGCCTCGCTGGACACCCTGCACAAGAACAGCATCAG CCAAATCTCGGTGCTGGCAGGCGGGAAGGCCAACTGCTCGCAGTTCTGCACCACGGGGATGGACGGCGGCATGAGCATCTGGGATGTCAAG AGCCTGGAGTCAGCGCTGAAGGATCTCAAGATCAAATGA
- the BUD31 gene encoding protein BUD31 homolog, with translation MPKVKRSRKPPPDGWELIEPTLDELDQKMREAETEPHEGKRKVESLWPIFRIHHQKTRYIFDLFYKRKAISRELYEYCIKEGYADKNLIAKWKKQGYENLCCLRCIQTRDTNFGTNCICRVPKSKLEVGRIIECTHCGCRGCSG, from the exons ATGCCCAAAGTGAAGCGGAGCAGGAAACCTCCCCCAGATGGCTGGGAGCTGATTGAGCCAACACTGGATGAGCTGGATCAGAAGATGAGAGAAG CGGAGACGGAGCCTCACGAAGGGAAGAGGAAAGTGGAATCGCTTTGGCCCATCTTCAGGATTCACCACCAGAAGACACGTTACATCTTTGATCTCttctataaaagaaaagccatcaGCAGAG agctctACGAGTACTGCATCAAAGAAGGATACGCTGACAAAAACCTGATTGCCAAGTGGAAGAAACAGGGTTACGAGAACCTCTGCTGCCTGCGCTGTATCCAGACGCGCGACACCAACTTCGGAACCAACTGCATCTGCAGGGTCCCCAAAAGCAAACTGGAAGTG GGGAGAATCATCGAGTGCACCCACTGTGGCTGCAGAGGCTGTTCTGGGTGA
- the PDAP1 gene encoding 28 kDa heat- and acid-stable phosphoprotein translates to MPKGGRKGGHKGRARQYTSPEEIDAQLQAEKQKAREEEEQEEGGEGATGDPKKEKKSLDSDESDEDDEDYQQKRKGVEGLIDIENPNRVIQTTKKVTQLDLDGPKELSRREREEIEKQKAKERYMKMHLAGKTEQAKADLARLAIIRKQREEAARKKEEERKAKDEAAMAGKRLQSLSLNK, encoded by the exons ATGCCGAAAGGAG GTAGAAAAGGAGGCCACAAAGGCCGAGCAAGACAGTACACAAGTCCTGAAGAGATTGATGCCCAGCTccaagcagaaaagcaaaaggcGAGG GAAGAAGAGGAACAAGAAGAAGGAGGCGAAGGAGCAACAGGGGACCCCAAAAAGGAGAAGAAGTCTTTAGATTCCGATGAGagtgatgaagatgacgaggacTATCAG CAAAAGCGCAAAGGAGTGGAAGGGTTGATAGACATAGAGAATCCCAATCGTGTAATTCAGACAACCAAAAAAGTCACTCAGCTGGACCTGGACGGACCCAAGGAGCTCTCACGACGGGAGCG AGAGGAGATagagaaacaaaaggcaaaagaaagatACATGAAAATGCACCTAGCTGGTAAAACAGAACAAGCGAAGGCCGATCTCGCCCGACTAGCCATCATTCGGAAGCAAAGGGAAGAAGCTgccagaaagaaagaagaagaaaggaaag CAAAAGACGAAGCGGCCATGGCAGGTAAAAGACTGCAGTCACTATCCCTTAACAAGTAA